In one Lolium rigidum isolate FL_2022 chromosome 3, APGP_CSIRO_Lrig_0.1, whole genome shotgun sequence genomic region, the following are encoded:
- the LOC124695878 gene encoding 50S ribosomal protein L15-like: MLRRLPELLRTTATAAATLLSRRLPQPRPHRHLLPSLPAHLLPAPSLASRFYATQSAPVAAARPPRAPRPLRTVGSLLRLNDLRDNPGATQQKTRKGRGIGSGKGKTAGRGHKGQKARGTARFGFEGGQTPLRRRLPRRGFKNRFSLTFQPCGLGKIAKLINAGKIDSSELITMKTLKDTCGIGKQIKDGVRLMGRGAEEIKWPIHLEVSRATARAKAAVEAAGGTVRLVYYNKLGFRALLKPEWFAKKGRLIPKAARPPPKQRDKVDSIGRLPAPTKPLPFTTEELEFSAKREAAKVIIA, translated from the exons ATGTTGCGCCGCCTCCCGGAGCTTCtccgcaccaccgccaccgccgccgccaccctgctCTCCCGCCGTCTCCCTCAACCTCGACCGCACCGGCACCTGCTTCCATCCCTACCCGCACATCTCCTACCCGCCCCAAGCCTCGCATCACGCTTCTACGCCACCCAGTCCGCGCCGGTAGCGGCGGCGCGGCCACCGCGGGCGCCGCGGCCGCTGCGGACGGTGGGCAGCCTGCTGAGGCTCAACGACCTCCGCGATAACCCGGGGGCGACCCAGCAGAAGACGCGCAAGGGCCGCGGGATCGGCTCAGGGAAGGGCAAGACTGCCGGGCGTGGCCACAAGGGCCAGAAGGCGCGTGGTACCGCTCGATTCGGCTTCGAGGGCGGCCAGACCccgctgcgccgccgccttccccgccGGGGGTTCAAGAATCGCTTCTCACTCACCTTCCAG CCCTGTGGACTGGGAAAAATTGCGAAGCTCATCAATGCTGGAAAAATTGACTCCTCTGAATTGATCACAATGAAGACACTGAAG GATACTTGTGGCATTGGTAAGCAAATAAAGGATGGAGTTCGGCTAATGGGCCGTGGTGCAGAAGAAATTAAATGGCCGATTCACCTCGAG GTCTCAAGGGCAACGGCGAGGGCGAAAGCTGCAGTTGAAGCAGCTGGTGGAACCGTAAGATTGGTCTACTATAACAAGCTTGGGTTCAGGGCACTTCTGAAACCAGAGTGGTTCGCAAAGAAGGGCCGCCTTATACCAAAAGCGGCGAGGCCTCCACCCAAGCAACGGGATAAGGTGGATAGCATTGGCCGACTACCTGCCCCGACAAAGCCACTTCCCTTCACAACGGAGGAGTTAGAGTTTAGCGCAAAGCGTGAAGCTGCTAAAGTGATAATTGCGTAG